A genomic stretch from Ureibacillus composti includes:
- a CDS encoding formate/nitrite transporter family protein, translating into MAFHKPQKIAELTIETGVTKTKLPFSHMLLLGFLGGAFIALGYLLDIRVIGNLPTEWGSLANLIGGAVFPVGLILVVLAGAELITGNMMSVSMAFYAKKISLGNLVHNWFWITLANLVGALFIAYFFGHVVGLTETGPYLHKTVAMATSKVEESFLQTFISAIGCNWLVCLAIWLAYGADDFIGKIAGIWFPVMAFVAIGFQHVVANMFVIPAAIFAGEITWIDFFSNMIPTFLGNAVGGAGFVGFLYFYVYYKQANQVQKPQN; encoded by the coding sequence TTGGCTTTTCATAAACCACAAAAAATTGCAGAGTTAACAATCGAAACGGGGGTGACAAAGACCAAACTTCCCTTTTCACATATGTTGTTACTTGGATTTTTAGGAGGAGCATTTATTGCATTGGGCTATTTACTAGATATTCGTGTCATCGGCAATTTGCCTACTGAATGGGGAAGCCTTGCTAACCTGATTGGAGGAGCCGTATTCCCTGTTGGCCTTATTTTAGTTGTCTTAGCGGGCGCAGAGTTGATTACAGGAAATATGATGTCAGTCTCCATGGCGTTTTATGCAAAGAAAATCTCTCTAGGGAATCTTGTTCATAATTGGTTTTGGATCACTTTAGCGAATCTCGTTGGTGCTCTTTTTATAGCATATTTCTTTGGTCATGTGGTAGGTTTAACCGAAACAGGTCCATATCTACATAAAACGGTTGCGATGGCAACGTCAAAAGTAGAAGAATCGTTCTTACAAACCTTTATTTCGGCAATTGGTTGTAACTGGCTTGTATGTCTAGCGATTTGGCTTGCTTATGGCGCAGATGACTTTATTGGAAAAATTGCCGGCATTTGGTTCCCCGTTATGGCGTTTGTTGCAATTGGCTTCCAACACGTTGTCGCGAATATGTTTGTAATACCAGCAGCCATTTTTGCAGGAGAAATTACTTGGATTGACTTTTTTAGCAACATGATTCCGACTTTCCTAGGCAATGCGGTTGGCGGAGCTGGCTTTGTTGGATTTTTATATTTTTATGTTTATTATAAACAAGCAAATCAAGTTCAGAAACCACAAAATTAG
- the ugpC gene encoding sn-glycerol-3-phosphate ABC transporter ATP-binding protein UgpC yields MVELKLQHIYKTYNKDIQAVNDFNLDIKDKEFIVLVGPSGCGKSTLLRLIAGLEDLSQGQIIMDGQFMNHVSPKDRDVAFVFQNYALYPHMNVYQNMSFGLKSRKFPKDEIDRRIKNAAQILNIEEHLDRKPKALSGGQCQRVALGRAIVRDAKLFLMDEPLSNLDTKLRTQMRSEIIKLHQRLQTTTIYVTHDQTEAMTMATRLVVMNNGKIQQVGVPKEVYDKPENVFVGGFIGLPAMNFLCGTLLHDKILFDDLSMAIPKSKIMSLRKQGYVNKEIILGIRPENLHDASIFPNTTASSTIDVKIELIESLGAENLVHSQIACQPLIARLNTQTAVKEGQILKLAIDMDKMHFFDYNTKNRIHFDEF; encoded by the coding sequence TTGGTTGAATTAAAATTACAACATATTTATAAAACCTACAATAAAGACATTCAAGCAGTAAACGATTTTAACCTAGATATTAAAGATAAAGAGTTTATCGTTTTGGTTGGGCCTTCCGGTTGTGGGAAATCCACCCTTTTACGTCTAATAGCGGGCTTAGAAGATCTTTCTCAAGGTCAGATTATAATGGATGGACAATTCATGAACCATGTTTCTCCAAAAGATCGTGATGTTGCATTTGTTTTCCAAAACTATGCTCTTTACCCTCATATGAACGTATATCAAAATATGTCATTTGGATTAAAAAGTCGCAAATTCCCGAAGGATGAAATAGATCGGCGTATAAAAAATGCAGCACAGATTCTAAATATCGAAGAACACTTAGATCGCAAACCAAAGGCGCTTTCAGGGGGACAATGTCAACGAGTAGCATTAGGTCGTGCAATTGTTCGTGATGCAAAATTATTCTTAATGGATGAGCCCCTTTCCAACTTGGATACAAAACTTCGTACACAAATGCGGTCTGAGATTATTAAATTGCATCAGCGTTTACAGACTACAACCATTTACGTGACTCATGATCAAACCGAGGCAATGACAATGGCAACCCGTTTAGTTGTAATGAATAACGGAAAAATCCAACAAGTTGGTGTTCCTAAAGAAGTTTACGATAAACCTGAAAATGTTTTTGTTGGGGGCTTTATTGGCTTACCGGCAATGAATTTTTTATGTGGTACCCTTTTACATGATAAAATTCTTTTCGATGATCTATCAATGGCAATTCCTAAAAGTAAAATAATGTCCTTACGCAAGCAAGGATATGTTAACAAAGAAATCATATTAGGTATCCGCCCAGAAAATCTTCATGACGCATCTATCTTTCCAAATACTACAGCAAGTTCTACGATCGATGTGAAAATAGAATTAATTGAATCATTAGGTGCAGAAAATCTTGTACACTCGCAAATTGCCTGTCAACCATTGATTGCCCGACTTAATACCCAAACAGCCGTTAAAGAAGGACAAATTCTAAAGTTAGCTATAGATATGGATAAAATGCACTTTTTTGATTACAATACAAAAAATCGTATTCATTTTGATGAATTTTAG
- the modA gene encoding molybdate ABC transporter substrate-binding protein yields MHNRFKLTVILLFSLIFVVACSNNVSTKSPSENEEIIISAAASLKDALDVIQHTYEEEHPGITLKFNFGASGSLQQQISQGAPVDLFFSAAEDKFDLIVNEGIIANEDGLDLLGNELVLVVPKENQSIKGFKDLVKESTGKISIGSPETVPAGKYTKESLEQMNLWNDVESKIVYAKDVRQVLSYVETGNVEAGIVYKTDALISNKIKVVSNADPATHSPIIYPVGIIKDSEHYEAAKDFYVYLQSDEALKVFEKYGFTIK; encoded by the coding sequence ATGCATAATCGCTTTAAACTCACAGTTATTTTACTTTTTTCACTTATATTTGTCGTAGCTTGTTCTAATAACGTGAGTACAAAATCACCATCAGAAAATGAAGAAATAATCATTTCAGCAGCTGCTAGTTTAAAAGATGCATTGGATGTCATACAACATACGTACGAAGAAGAACATCCTGGAATCACACTGAAATTCAACTTCGGAGCTTCTGGTTCTTTACAGCAACAAATCTCTCAAGGAGCACCAGTTGATTTATTTTTCTCAGCAGCAGAAGACAAGTTTGATTTAATAGTTAATGAAGGAATAATAGCAAATGAAGATGGTCTAGATCTACTAGGAAATGAACTCGTGCTAGTAGTTCCGAAAGAGAATCAATCGATTAAAGGGTTCAAAGACCTTGTCAAAGAAAGTACAGGTAAAATTTCAATCGGTTCGCCAGAAACAGTGCCTGCTGGGAAATACACAAAAGAGTCTCTTGAACAGATGAATCTATGGAATGATGTTGAATCAAAAATAGTTTATGCAAAGGATGTTCGGCAAGTATTATCCTATGTTGAAACCGGCAATGTTGAAGCTGGAATAGTCTATAAAACAGATGCATTAATTTCAAATAAGATAAAAGTCGTTTCAAATGCAGATCCTGCTACACACTCTCCTATTATCTATCCTGTCGGTATTATTAAGGATTCAGAACATTACGAAGCAGCCAAAGATTTTTATGTGTATTTACAAAGCGACGAAGCATTAAAGGTGTTTGAAAAATATGGATTTACTATTAAATAA
- the modB gene encoding molybdate ABC transporter permease subunit, translating to MDLLLNKDFMQEFLSPIWLSIKIATISGVIVILLGTIIGHVFARKTFKGKVVFETILMLPMVLPPTVVGFFLIVIFGKNSMVGQVIEWLFKQPIIFTWWAAVIAAIVVAFPLMYQSSKSGFQAINTDIEDAARIDGASEWRIFLFISIPLASKALISGSILSFARALGEFGATLMLAGNIPGETQTIPTAIYIAIDSGNMKMAWMWVISIVIISFFMLLVVRVKHENSK from the coding sequence ATGGATTTACTATTAAATAAAGATTTTATGCAAGAGTTTTTAAGTCCAATTTGGTTGTCGATAAAAATAGCTACTATTTCAGGTGTTATCGTTATTTTACTAGGAACAATAATAGGTCACGTATTTGCTAGAAAAACTTTTAAGGGGAAAGTTGTTTTTGAAACAATACTCATGCTCCCGATGGTACTCCCCCCTACTGTTGTTGGTTTTTTCCTTATTGTAATCTTTGGAAAGAATAGTATGGTTGGGCAAGTTATTGAATGGCTTTTTAAGCAGCCTATTATTTTTACATGGTGGGCTGCTGTTATTGCAGCAATTGTTGTTGCATTTCCCCTTATGTATCAGTCTTCAAAATCAGGATTTCAGGCAATTAACACTGACATTGAAGACGCTGCTAGAATAGATGGAGCAAGTGAGTGGAGAATTTTCTTATTCATTTCTATCCCTCTTGCTTCAAAGGCTCTTATTTCTGGAAGTATATTAAGCTTTGCGAGGGCATTAGGTGAATTTGGTGCTACCTTAATGTTAGCTGGTAACATTCCGGGAGAAACCCAAACAATTCCGACAGCAATATATATAGCAATTGATTCTGGGAATATGAAAATGGCCTGGATGTGGGTCATTTCCATTGTCATTATTTCCTTTTTCATGTTGCTAGTTGTACGGGTAAAGCATGAAAATAGTAAGTGA
- a CDS encoding heavy-metal-associated domain-containing protein has product MENESIKIEGIENEEDVNKILQALNTVWGIRDAEVSLGSKTATFTYDEKAASREDFIQAVKETGYKIIH; this is encoded by the coding sequence TTGGAAAATGAAAGTATTAAGATCGAGGGAATAGAAAATGAAGAAGATGTAAATAAAATTCTTCAAGCGTTGAATACAGTATGGGGAATTCGCGATGCAGAAGTAAGTTTAGGTAGCAAAACTGCTACGTTTACTTATGATGAGAAAGCTGCTTCACGTGAAGACTTTATTCAGGCTGTTAAAGAAACAGGATATAAAATTATACATTAG
- a CDS encoding DUF1641 domain-containing protein, which translates to MAEAIKQIRKEIPTPEQEQAQAIAEILAVLANNRDAILSTIGIIQHLHDMGVLNALNGLLEKRVDVGAIALQQINQPSMHNTIKNGMNAFKFLGQLDPEQLQTILNGVGRGLERFGEKMDENEKVSMWRLGSSMRNDEVRTSLFTLLGLLEGMGEVFKEDKRELH; encoded by the coding sequence ATGGCAGAAGCAATCAAACAAATTAGAAAAGAAATTCCTACTCCTGAACAGGAACAAGCACAAGCAATCGCAGAGATCCTTGCTGTCTTAGCAAACAATCGAGATGCCATTTTATCAACGATAGGGATTATACAACACCTCCACGATATGGGTGTCCTTAACGCTTTAAATGGGTTACTTGAAAAACGTGTGGATGTCGGAGCCATTGCATTACAGCAAATCAATCAACCGAGCATGCATAATACAATCAAAAACGGAATGAACGCTTTTAAATTCCTTGGTCAATTGGATCCTGAACAATTACAGACCATCTTGAATGGAGTTGGTCGGGGTCTGGAAAGATTTGGGGAGAAAATGGATGAAAATGAAAAAGTCAGCATGTGGCGGCTTGGAAGCAGTATGCGAAACGATGAAGTAAGGACATCACTCTTTACGTTATTAGGCTTGCTAGAGGGAATGGGAGAAGTGTTTAAAGAGGATAAACGAGAGTTACATTAA